The following are encoded in a window of Impatiens glandulifera chromosome 5, dImpGla2.1, whole genome shotgun sequence genomic DNA:
- the LOC124940201 gene encoding lysine histidine transporter 1-like produces MVGAGVLSLPYAMSELGWGAGICVLVLSWVITLYTLWQMVEMHEMVKGKRFDRYHELGQHAFGEKLGLYIVVPQQLTVEVSTCIVYMVTGGKSLQKAHEMFCNDCQPIMLTYWIMIFASIHFFLSHLPNFNSLAGVSFLAAAMSLTYSTIAWIASLKKGIQEGVSDVQYSSRASSKAGEVFNFFNALGDVAFAYAGHNVVLEIQATIPSTPEKPSKGPMMKGVIVAYIVVALCYFPVGFIGYYVFGNSVDDNILISLERPQWIVGLANIFVVIHVIGGYQIFAIPVFDMIETFLVKQLEWKPTSWLRFSVRTIYVGLTMFIAMCIPFFGGLLGFFGGFALAPTSYYLPCIMWLTIYKPKKFGLSWWANWVCIIIGVFLTILAPIGGLRTIIISAKNYKMFS; encoded by the exons gGGTGCTGGGATTTGTGTATTGGTCTTGTCATGGGTGATCACACTCTACACATTATGGCAAATGGTGGAGATGCATGAAATGGTCAAGGGCAAACGGTTCGATCGTTACCACGAATTAGGTCAACACGCGTTTGGTGAGAAGTTAGGGTTATACATCGTCGTACCACAACAACTAACGGTTGAAGTGAGTACATGCATAGTTTATATGGTCACGGGAGGAAAGTCTTTACAAAAGGCACACGAGATGTTTTGCAATGATTGTCAACCTATAATGCTTACCTATTGGATAATGATATTCGCATCCATTCATTTTTTCCTTTCACATCTTCCCAATTTTAACTCACTCGCTGGGGTCTCCTTCCTCGCCGCAGCCATGTCACTCAC ATACTCGACAATAGCATGGATAGCATCCTTGAAAAAGGGGATTCAAGAAGGTGTTAGCGATGTTCAATATAGCTCGAGGGCAAGTTCTAAGGCCGGAGAAGTGTTCAACTTTTTCAACGCGCTTGGTGACGTGGCGTTTGCTTACGCCGGCCATAACGTTGTGCTAGAGATCCAGGCCACGATCCCTTCCACGCCAGAGAAACCTTCCAAGGGTCCCATGATGAAGGGTGTCATTGTGGCCTATATCGTCGTGGCATTATGTTACTTCCCCGTGGGATTCATCGGGTATTATGTATTTGGAAATTCCGTCGATGATAACATCCTTATCTCCCTCGAGAGGCCCCAATGGATTGTAGGCCTTGCTAACATATTCGTTGTCATCCACGTAATCGGTGGATACCAG ATTTTTGCGATTCCAGTGTTTGACATGATCGAGACATTCTTGGTAAAGCAATTGGAGTGGAAACCTACTTCATGGCTTCGATTTTCTGTTCGCACCATATACGTTG GACTCACAATGTTCATTGCTATGTGCATCCCTTTCTTTGGTGGATTGTTGGGATTCTTTGGTGGATTTGCTTTGGCACCAACCTCATACTAT CTTCCTTGCATAATGTGGCTAACAATTTACAAGCCCAAGAAGTTTGGATTATCATGGTGGGCAAATTGG GTGTGTATAATAATTGGTGTGTTCTTAACCATTCTGGCTCCCATTGGTGGGTTGAGGACTATCATCATTTCAGCCAAGAACTACAAAATGTTTTCGTAG